GGTATTATTGATCTTGAAATTGGATCGTATTTCCGAACCTATTTAAAAGATAAAGAAGAACAAGCCGCATTGAATAAGAAAAAAGACAGCTAGATTACAAATATGACAAGTCGTTAAGCTTATATGAAAGCGGAAATAAGAATGCACGTTCCTCTTTTTGCGGAAAAATCAAAAAGTTATCGAAAAACACCCTTTGTGCTTTTATTACTAGGTTTCTTGGTGTAGACTGTAGATATGTGTTGCTTGCTTGAAAGCCTTCGTATATTCTGTTACTTAGGATATTATGTTTGTCGAAGAGGGGAATCTTGAATGACAAACGCCAAATATAAAAATAGATGTTTAAACAAAAATTAACTACTGAATTTTTTGCGAGTAGACACATATAGTTATAGAAATTATTTAATTGAAGGAGGTGCCGATAAATGGGAGAAAACGAAATTTACGTTAGCTTGGATATTGGGACATCATCTGTGAAAGTGATCATTGCTGAGATGGCAAATGACAGACTCAATATTATCGGTGTGGGTAACGTGGCGTCCCAAGGGGTAAAAAAAGGCGTCGTCATTGATATTGATAAAACAGTAGATTCAATAAAGAAAGCGATTGAGCAAGCTGAGCGTATGGTAGGCGTGCATATTTCACAAGTTATTGTTGGAATTGTCTCGAGTCAAGTACAGCTGGAATCTTGCCATGGAATCGTTGCAATTAACAGTGAAAATCGTGAAATTACAGATGAAGATGTTTGGAATGTGATGGATGCGGCACAAGTGGTCCCATTGTCACCTGAAAGAGAAATTATTAATGTCATTCCAGATCAGTACGTTGTGGATGGTTTGGACGGTGTCACAGATCCAAGAGGTATGATTGGTGTTCGCCTAGAAATGGAAGGAACGCTGATTACTGGTTCAAAAACGATCTTACATAATACGCTTCGCTGCGTAGAACGAGCTGGTCTGGAAATCACAGATATCGTACTCCAACCACTCGCAGAAGGATCGATTTCCTTATCAGAAGATGACAAAGAATTTGGGACGGCCCTCGTGAATATCGGTGCAGGTACAACCACAATTAGTGTCTTTGAACATGGAAAATTAACGTATACTACCGTCTTGCCAGTAGGCGGGGATCATGTGACGAAAGATTTATCACTTGGGTTAAACACATCGACGGCAAACGCTGAAAAAGTGAAATTAGAACAAGGTTACGCTTTTTATGATGATGCATCGGCTGACATTGCGTTTGGCATCGATGTTATCGGTAGCGACCAACAACAGCACTATACACAGTTGGAAGTAGCTGATATAGTGGAAGCTCGGATGGAAGAAATTTTCATGTTGACAATAGAAGAATTATCGCGTGTTGGGAAGGGTCATCTTCAAGGTGGTTACGTCTTAACAGGTGGTTCGATGGCGATTCCAGGTGCTATTGACCTTGCTGGAAAAGTATTTCAGGCGCATGTAAGATTGGCGATTCCAGATTATATCGGTGTTCGTGAACCTAGTTTTACGACTGCTGTTGGTCTTATAAAATATGCGTACCAAATGGCGGAAAAAGAAGGCAGAAGTGTTAGCGCTGAACCAACGGAAGCCCCGCAAAATGAAGAATCTAGTCCAAAACCAAAACAAAAAACGCCAAAAACCGAAGAAGAAAAAGTTTCGACTAAAATGAAGAATTTCTTTGGTGCGTTTTTCGATTAAAAAAGGTGTTTCGTTAAATAGGTGAAATTAGGAGGCAATAATATGTTAGATTTTGACACAAGTGCAGAGAGTTTAGCAACAATAAAAGTAATCGGTGTCGGTGGTGGCGGAAATAACGCTGTCAATCGCATGATCGAACATGGTGTCCAAGGCGTTGATTTTGTCGCAGTTAATACGGATGCACAGGCTTTGAATCTTTCAAGAGCGGAGGTTCATATGCAAATTGGCACGAAATTAACACGTGGCCTAGGCGCAGGTGCCGTTCCTGAAATCGGTAAAAAAGCGGCGGAAGAAAGTCGTGAAATGATTGAAGAAGCGTTAAAAGGCGCAGACATGGTTTTCGTAACGGCAGGTATGGGTGGCGGAACTGGAACTGGCGCGGCTCCTGTTATTGCAACGATCGCAAAAGAAATGGGTGCCCTAACAGTTGGTGTTGTGACACGTCCATTCGGCTTTGAAGGACCAAAACGTACGAAACAAGCAGCCATCGGAACAGAGGCAATGAAAGAAGCGGTTGATACATTAATTGTGATTC
The sequence above is drawn from the Listeria weihenstephanensis genome and encodes:
- the ftsA gene encoding cell division protein FtsA; translated protein: MGENEIYVSLDIGTSSVKVIIAEMANDRLNIIGVGNVASQGVKKGVVIDIDKTVDSIKKAIEQAERMVGVHISQVIVGIVSSQVQLESCHGIVAINSENREITDEDVWNVMDAAQVVPLSPEREIINVIPDQYVVDGLDGVTDPRGMIGVRLEMEGTLITGSKTILHNTLRCVERAGLEITDIVLQPLAEGSISLSEDDKEFGTALVNIGAGTTTISVFEHGKLTYTTVLPVGGDHVTKDLSLGLNTSTANAEKVKLEQGYAFYDDASADIAFGIDVIGSDQQQHYTQLEVADIVEARMEEIFMLTIEELSRVGKGHLQGGYVLTGGSMAIPGAIDLAGKVFQAHVRLAIPDYIGVREPSFTTAVGLIKYAYQMAEKEGRSVSAEPTEAPQNEESSPKPKQKTPKTEEEKVSTKMKNFFGAFFD